The window TAGGCTCTGGCCCGAAGTAAATTCCTGCAAACAGGACAGATTGTCCGCATAGAGGACAAACGGTGCGGCTCGCGGGAAAGGCGGCGCTTGTCACGGGCGGGGCGGTGGGAATCGGGCGGTCCATCGCGGAGGCCTTTTTGCGGGAGGGGGCCCGGGTGGCCCTGAGCGATGTCCAGGTGGAAGCCGGAGAGCGGGCCCATCGGGAACTGCAGGCCTTGGGGGAAGTGCTCTTCGTCCCGGGAGACGTGAGCCGGGCGGAGGACGCGCTCCGGATGGTGGAGCGAACCGTGGAGGCCTTCGGCCGGCTCGATGTCCTCGTGAACAACGCGGGCGTGACCCTGCGGGCCACGGTGGTGGACACGGAGGAAGCGGACTGGGACCGGGTACTGGCCGTGAACCTGAAGGGGGTGTATCTCTGCTCCAAGTACGCCATCCCCCACATGATCCGCGGCGGAGGCGGCAGCATCATCAACATCGGGTCCATCGCCAGCGTGATCGGGTTGCAGGAGAACGCGGCGTACAACGCCAGCAAGGGCGGGGTGCTCACCCTCACCCGGAACATGGCTCTGGACTATGCCCGCTACAACATCCGTGTCAACGCCATCTGCCCCGCCATGATCATGACCCCCATGCTGGAGGCCTTCATCCGCCTGCAGCCGGATCCCGAGGCGTACGTGCGCAGCGTGGAGCAGGCCATCCCCCTCGGCCGGATCGGCCGGCCAGAAGACGTGGCGCCCGCCG is drawn from Armatimonadota bacterium and contains these coding sequences:
- a CDS encoding SDR family oxidoreductase encodes the protein MRLAGKAALVTGGAVGIGRSIAEAFLREGARVALSDVQVEAGERAHRELQALGEVLFVPGDVSRAEDALRMVERTVEAFGRLDVLVNNAGVTLRATVVDTEEADWDRVLAVNLKGVYLCSKYAIPHMIRGGGGSIINIGSIASVIGLQENAAYNASKGGVLTLTRNMALDYARYNIRVNAICPAMIMTPMLEAFIRLQPDPEAYVRSVEQAIPLGRIGRPEDVAPAAVFLASDESRFITGSALMVDGGYTAR